A single Actinomadura algeriensis DNA region contains:
- a CDS encoding methyltransferase has protein sequence MLPSSLERAVYGVVVTPALHVADRHGVFAHLSGNGPADAEGLAKALGVEAETLERILLVLAAYGILHRAPDGGYGVPAEARPFLDPGDDRYIGGFVAHMVEETADRIGRLDSYLTRGKAAADRGLPAPFETIYRDAAATRDFMSAMWDLSFGASKEIAALADLSRTARLVDVGGASGPFATAALLRAPGLRATVFDLPGVGPHVAETAERYGLAGRLGFTAGDFFTEELPAGDCIAFGYILSDWDDDACAMLLAKAYRACTPPGRVLIMERLFDDSRTGPLATAVMNLTMHVETQGRHRTAAEYTALLEEAGFTGCEVHRTSGEKHLVVGHRR, from the coding sequence ATGCTGCCGAGCAGCCTGGAACGAGCCGTCTACGGGGTGGTCGTCACTCCCGCACTCCATGTCGCGGATCGCCATGGGGTCTTCGCGCACCTGTCCGGCAACGGCCCCGCGGACGCGGAAGGGCTGGCGAAGGCGCTCGGCGTCGAGGCCGAGACGCTGGAGCGGATCCTGCTGGTGCTGGCCGCGTACGGGATCCTCCACCGCGCCCCGGACGGCGGGTACGGCGTCCCGGCCGAGGCACGGCCGTTCCTGGACCCCGGCGATGACCGCTACATCGGCGGGTTCGTCGCCCACATGGTCGAGGAGACCGCGGACCGGATCGGCCGGCTGGACTCCTATCTCACCCGCGGGAAGGCCGCGGCCGACCGCGGCCTGCCCGCCCCGTTCGAGACGATCTACCGCGACGCGGCGGCGACCCGCGACTTCATGAGCGCGATGTGGGATCTCAGCTTCGGCGCGTCCAAGGAGATCGCGGCGCTGGCCGACCTTTCCCGGACCGCCCGGCTCGTGGACGTCGGGGGCGCGAGCGGCCCCTTCGCGACCGCCGCGCTGCTGCGGGCGCCGGGCCTGCGCGCGACCGTCTTCGACCTGCCCGGGGTCGGGCCGCATGTCGCCGAGACCGCCGAACGGTACGGGCTCGCCGGACGGCTCGGCTTCACCGCGGGCGACTTCTTCACCGAGGAGCTGCCGGCCGGCGACTGCATCGCGTTCGGGTACATCCTCTCGGACTGGGACGACGACGCCTGCGCCATGCTGCTGGCCAAGGCGTACCGGGCGTGCACGCCGCCCGGCCGGGTGCTGATCATGGAGCGGCTGTTCGACGACTCCCGCACGGGACCGCTCGCCACCGCGGTGATGAACCTGACCATGCACGTCGAGACCCAGGGCCGGCACCGCACCGCCGCCGAGTACACGGCGTTGCTGGAGGAAGCCGGGTTCACCGGCTGCGAGGTGCACCGCACATCCGGGGAGAAGCACCTCGTCGTCGGCCACCGGCGCTGA
- a CDS encoding 3-oxoacyl-[acyl-carrier-protein] synthase III C-terminal domain-containing protein, with amino-acid sequence MFGIDAFGYAFGADRQVADVAADYVPDPERVLRWGCRTFHRADETVTATDLAAAAARDALAGAGLTPADLDLVAVAVSELPEYPHWDSSAALARELKIERIQTMLLAEGCAAGVTGLGTLAGAFATQPELDTVLFVAVNRVSEFHRNRMNVNTAVHSDGAVAAVLRRDGARMRWLATDQFTDPDLCDWFRTDYGGAVAPVPPPGWSAATAPAGTERVHAHFDRDPRALRAFVDALSARSTEVVERACARAGTGTGELTHVFALNESLDAVADVARPFAIPAERTNAGLAAVHGHMGAADQLTVLGQRWDAGDLAPGDLVALTGTSIGMRWYCSLVRV; translated from the coding sequence ATGTTCGGGATCGATGCTTTCGGATACGCTTTCGGCGCCGACCGGCAGGTCGCCGACGTCGCCGCCGACTACGTGCCCGACCCGGAACGGGTGCTGCGCTGGGGATGCCGGACGTTCCACCGGGCCGACGAGACGGTCACCGCGACCGACCTCGCCGCCGCGGCCGCGCGGGACGCGCTGGCCGGGGCCGGGCTCACCCCCGCCGACCTCGACCTGGTCGCCGTCGCGGTCTCGGAACTGCCGGAGTATCCGCACTGGGACTCCTCGGCCGCGCTCGCCCGCGAACTGAAGATCGAGCGGATCCAGACGATGCTGCTCGCGGAGGGATGCGCCGCGGGGGTGACCGGGCTCGGCACGCTCGCGGGCGCGTTCGCCACCCAGCCCGAACTGGACACGGTCCTGTTCGTCGCGGTGAACCGGGTCAGCGAGTTCCACCGGAACCGGATGAACGTCAACACCGCCGTGCACAGCGACGGCGCGGTCGCGGCGGTGCTGCGGCGGGACGGCGCGCGGATGCGCTGGCTCGCCACCGACCAGTTCACCGACCCCGACCTGTGCGACTGGTTCCGCACCGACTACGGCGGCGCCGTCGCGCCGGTGCCGCCCCCGGGCTGGTCGGCCGCCACCGCACCGGCCGGAACCGAACGGGTGCACGCGCACTTCGACCGCGACCCGCGCGCGCTGCGCGCCTTCGTGGACGCGCTGTCCGCACGGTCCACCGAGGTCGTCGAACGGGCCTGCGCCCGCGCGGGGACCGGCACCGGCGAGCTCACCCACGTGTTCGCGCTCAACGAGAGCCTGGACGCCGTCGCCGACGTCGCCCGCCCGTTCGCGATTCCCGCCGAGCGCACCAACGCCGGCCTCGCGGCCGTCCACGGCCACATGGGGGCCGCCGACCAGCTCACGGTGCTCGGGCAGCGGTGGGACGCGGGCGACCTGGCCCCGGGCGACCTGGTCGCGCTGACCGGGACGTCGATCGGCATGCGCTGGTACTGCTCGCTCGTCCGCGTCTGA